From a region of the Gemmatimonadaceae bacterium genome:
- a CDS encoding succinylglutamate desuccinylase/aspartoacylase family protein: MRSEHKEGIDRRDFMMAAIGLVGTSAVLAGTAGAARAQGTKKSQTTVYTGDVIHGKKVISALDVNDLERGKTHAFYFEGVQMPTGHHWYVSVMVAVGTKPGKRIALTGGVHGDEISPVHTIQTVMGRLDPAQMSGTVLAVPDVSRPALEGMARRWPNSGRGIDLVDINREWPGNENGASAASRHAGILFNRLFKPNADYALDFHTGTTGMDVTAFNLARMELPEVRAMAELFPIDQIFDNAAYPTLLANAFIDAGIPALTPEIGASRILDLNMIPLFVEGTMNVLKHHGIISGQMGRTGRNTDIFIGNSGHTILTTHGGFVELLVKLNDKVKVGQKVAIQRNAFGEIVAEYTSGVAGEVMARRSDAVAEPGIPLVAILYNDPAHELPVDYSE; this comes from the coding sequence ATGCGGTCCGAGCACAAAGAAGGCATCGATCGACGCGACTTCATGATGGCAGCCATCGGCCTGGTTGGCACGTCGGCTGTTCTTGCGGGCACGGCCGGCGCTGCGAGAGCTCAGGGCACCAAAAAGTCACAAACGACGGTCTACACCGGCGATGTGATCCACGGGAAGAAAGTCATCAGTGCTCTTGACGTGAATGATCTGGAACGTGGCAAGACGCACGCGTTCTATTTCGAAGGTGTGCAAATGCCCACGGGGCACCACTGGTACGTGTCGGTGATGGTCGCCGTGGGGACGAAGCCGGGCAAACGCATCGCTCTGACCGGCGGTGTGCACGGCGATGAGATCAGTCCGGTGCACACCATACAAACCGTCATGGGCCGGCTCGATCCGGCTCAGATGTCGGGCACGGTGCTGGCGGTCCCTGACGTATCCCGTCCGGCCCTGGAAGGCATGGCGCGCAGGTGGCCGAATTCAGGACGAGGAATCGACCTCGTCGACATCAATCGCGAATGGCCCGGAAACGAGAATGGCGCCAGTGCCGCCAGCCGGCATGCTGGGATCCTGTTCAACCGACTCTTCAAACCGAACGCCGATTACGCCCTCGATTTTCATACGGGGACGACAGGTATGGATGTGACGGCGTTCAATCTTGCCCGAATGGAGTTGCCCGAGGTGCGGGCGATGGCGGAACTCTTTCCGATCGACCAGATCTTCGACAATGCCGCCTATCCCACTTTGCTCGCAAACGCATTCATCGATGCGGGCATTCCCGCACTCACGCCCGAGATTGGCGCTTCACGCATCCTGGACCTCAACATGATTCCCTTGTTCGTGGAAGGCACGATGAATGTGCTCAAGCACCACGGGATCATCTCCGGTCAGATGGGTCGCACCGGGCGGAATACGGACATCTTCATTGGCAACAGCGGGCACACGATCCTGACGACTCATGGCGGATTCGTCGAGCTTCTGGTCAAGCTGAATGACAAGGTCAAAGTCGGGCAGAAGGTCGCCATCCAGCGCAATGCGTTTGGCGAAATAGTGGCGGAATACACGAGCGGGGTGGCCGGCGAGGTCATGGCTCGTCGCTCGGACGCAGTCGCCGAGCCCGGCATTCCGTTGGTCGCCATCTTGTACAACGACCCGGCTCACGAGCTCCCGGTGGACTACTCCGAGTGA